A region from the Salvia splendens isolate huo1 chromosome 15, SspV2, whole genome shotgun sequence genome encodes:
- the LOC121769109 gene encoding GDP-mannose 4,6 dehydratase 1-like → MASAAAVRSESESESESKSAKIALITGITGQDGSYLTEFLLQKGYEVHGLIRRSSNFNTQRINHIYIDPHNAHKARMKLHYADLTDASSLRRWLDTILPDEVYNLAAQSHVAVSFEIPDYTADVVATGALRLLEAVRSHIASSGRSHIRYYQAGSSEMFGSTPPPQSENTPFHPRSPYAAAKCAAHWYTVNYREAYGIFACNGILFNHESPRRGENFVTRKITRAVGRIKIGLQSKLFLGNLQASRDWGFAGDYVEAMWLMLQQEKPDDYVVATEESHTVEEFLAVAFGSAGLDWKDHVVIDKRYFRPTEVDNLKGDASKAKKVLGWKPKVGFEQLVKMMVDEDIELAKREKVLVDAGYLDAQQQP, encoded by the coding sequence AtggcctccgccgccgccgtcagatctgaatctgaatctgaatcaGAATCAAAATCGGCGAAAATCGCATTGATCACCGGCATCACCGGGCAGGACGGCTCCTACCTAACCGAATTTCTCCTCCAAAAGGGATACGAGGTGCACGGGCTGATCCGTCGCTCCTCCAACTTCAACACCCAGCGGATCAACCACATCTACATCGACCCTCACAACGCCCACAAGGCCCGCATGAAGCTCCACTACGCCGACCTCACCGACGCCTCCTCCCTCCGCCGCTGGCTCGACACCATCCTCCCCGACGAGGTTTACAACCTCGCCGCCCAGTCCCACGTCGCCGTCTCCTTCGAGATCCCCGACTACACCGCCGACGTCGTCGCCACCGGCGCCCTCCGCCTCCTCGAGGCCGTCCGCTCCCACATCGCCTCCTCCGGCCGCTCCCACATCCGCTACTACCAGGCCGGCTCCTCCGAGATGTTCGGATCCACTCCTCCGCCGCAGTCCGAAAACACCCCCTTCCACCCCCGCTCCCCCTACGCCGCCGCCAAATGCGCCGCCCATTGGTACACCGTCAACTACCGCGAGGCCTACGGAATATTCGCCTGCAACGGAATCCTCTTCAATCACGAATCCCCGCGCCGCGGCGAGAATTTCGTGACCCGGAAAATAACCCGCGCTGTAGGGCGGATCAAAATCGGCCTACAGAGCAAGCTGTTCCTCGGGAACCTCCAGGCCTCCCGCGATTGGGGGTTCGCGGGAGACTATGTGGAGGCAATGTGGCTGATGCTCCAGCAGGAGAAGCCGGATGACTACGTTGTTGCCACTGAGGAGTCCCACACGGTGGAGGAGTTCCTGGCTGTGGCGTTCGGGTCGGCGGGGCTCGACTGGAAGGACCACGTTGTGATCGACAAGCGGTACTTCCGGCCGACCGAGGTGGACAACCTTAAGGGCGATGCGAGCAAGGCGAAGAAGGTGCTTGGGTGGAAGCCTAAGGTGGGGTTTGAGCAGCTTGTGAAGATGATGGTGGATGAAGATATTGAGCTTGCTAAGAGGGAAAAGGTGCTTGTTGATGCAGGATACTTGGATGCTCAGCAACAGCCTTGA